A single Vanacampus margaritifer isolate UIUO_Vmar chromosome 14, RoL_Vmar_1.0, whole genome shotgun sequence DNA region contains:
- the abraxas1 gene encoding BRCA1-A complex subunit Abraxas 1 isoform X2: MAEHTVRISGIVLTSLMFQHINKDSDVDGLLLGENHVEEHVTISDAQEDHVHLRQTCSIHKHVCCHKLNTWYDAAGKVDVAAVRRLLGANHPERVIGWYRQRRNSAQRMSMREKAVHENLKVALRVPHAIFLLLTPAALTEAGCTHRAEYAAFLSSSRSPWRSPTWRRWTIRPTGRRPRCARPQATGAPSASTGNALAWADVGGTCEFLSFPSSKLLDASGQLADVDGVNAMNESLQDELQMACGAVVDSECAVQNTLADVCTLRKKLRDSKSAFAGKEGAPAAKRNVRLQLAVRTLCAHTPLFASCTLTLDASPVLDDACNQMNLRPLPPITAGKRSAAAPPAGKWKRRKADATN, encoded by the exons GACGGTTTGCTCTTGGGCGAGAACCACGTGGAGGAGCACGTGACCATCAGCGACGCGCAAGAGGACCACGTTCACCTCCGACAAACTTGCA GCATCCACAAACACGTTTGTTGCCACAAACTCAACAC CTGGTACGACGCGGCGGGCAAAGTGGACGTGGCGGCGGTCCGCAGGCTCTTGGGGGCCAACCATCCGGAGCGCGTGATTGGCTGGTACCGCCAGCGCAGGAACTCGGCGCAGCGAATGAGCATGCGTGAGAAGGCGGTGCACGAGAACCTGAAGGTGGCGCTGCGCGTGCCTcacgccatcttcctgctactcACGCCCGCCGCGCTGACCGAGGCGGGCTGCACGCACCGCGCCGAATACGCCGCCTTCCTCTCCAGCAGCAG GTCCCCGTGGCGGTCACCAACTTGGCGTCGCTGGACCATCAGGCCTACTGGACGGCGTCCCCGCTGTGCTCGGCCCCAGGCTACCGGCGCGCCGTCGGCCAGCACAGGTAACGCGCTCGCGTGGGCAGATGTGGGCGGTACTTGTGAATTTCTTTCCTTTCCAAGTTCCAAGTTGTTGGACGCCAGCGGCCAGTTGGCGGACGTGGACGGCGTCAACGCCATGAACGAGTCGCTGCAAGACGAGCTGCAG ATGGCGTGTGGTGCCGTGGTGGACAGCGAGTGCGCCGTGCAGAATACGCTCGCCGACGTTTGTACCCTCAGGAAGAAGCTCCGTGACAGCAAGTCGGCGTTCGCCGGCAaag AGGGCGCACCTGCCGCCAAGAGGAACGTGCGCCTCCAGCTGGCCGTCCGCACGCTTTGTGCCCACACGCCGCTCTTTGCCTCGTGCACGCTGACGCTGGACGCCTCACCCGTGCTGGACGACGCGTGCAACCAGATGAATCTCCGCCCTCTGCCGCCAATCACGGCTGGGAAAAGGTCGGCCGCTGCGCCGCCGGCCGGCAAATGGAAGCGGCGCAAGGCTGATGCCACAAACTGA
- the mrps18c gene encoding small ribosomal subunit protein bS18m — protein sequence MLPLKRTDRLLFGVLSRLTEASKPAALTSASSVSSERLAHQQQHIKHDQFVKMDNPYKEPQKGCVLCKVNVDFKNIQLLSQFISPHTGRIYGRHITGLCGRKQKEISKAIKKAHAMGFMSVTHKHPELMRDPNICSIKHVD from the exons ATGCTCCCTCTCAAGCGAACAGATCGTTTATTATTTGGTGTCCTTTCGCGCCTGACAGAGGCGAGCAAACCTGCAG CTTTAACGAGCGCGTCGTCCGTCTCATCTGAGCGCCTGGCGCACCAACAGCAGCACATCAAACACGACCAG TTCGTCAAGATGGACAATCCTTACAAGGAGCCGCAGAAAGGTTGCGTCCTCTGCAAAGTCAATGTCGACTTCAAGAACATTCAG CTTCTGTCTCAGTTCATCTCGCCGCACACGGGAAGGATCTACGGCCGCCACATCACAG GCTTGTGCGGGCGCAAACAAAAAGAAATCTCCAAAGCCATCAAGAAGGCGCACGCGATGG GTTTTATGTCGGTGACACACAAACATCCTGAGTTGATGCGGGACCCCAACATCTGCAGCATCAAACATGTGGATTAG
- the abraxas1 gene encoding BRCA1-A complex subunit Abraxas 1 isoform X3 yields MAEHTVRISGIVLTSLMFQHINKDSDVDGLLLGENHVEEHVTISDAQEDHVHLRQTCSIHKHVCCHKLNTWYDAAGKVDVAAVRRLLGANHPERVIGWYRQRRNSAQRMSMREKAVHENLKVALRVPHAIFLLLTPAALTEAGCTHRAEYAAFLSSSRQVPVAVTNLASLDHQAYWTASPLCSAPGYRRAVGQHSSKLLDASGQLADVDGVNAMNESLQDELQMACGAVVDSECAVQNTLADVCTLRKKLRDSKSAFAGKAEGAPAAKRNVRLQLAVRTLCAHTPLFASCTLTLDASPVLDDACNQMNLRPLPPITAGKRSAAAPPAGKWKRRKADATN; encoded by the exons GACGGTTTGCTCTTGGGCGAGAACCACGTGGAGGAGCACGTGACCATCAGCGACGCGCAAGAGGACCACGTTCACCTCCGACAAACTTGCA GCATCCACAAACACGTTTGTTGCCACAAACTCAACAC CTGGTACGACGCGGCGGGCAAAGTGGACGTGGCGGCGGTCCGCAGGCTCTTGGGGGCCAACCATCCGGAGCGCGTGATTGGCTGGTACCGCCAGCGCAGGAACTCGGCGCAGCGAATGAGCATGCGTGAGAAGGCGGTGCACGAGAACCTGAAGGTGGCGCTGCGCGTGCCTcacgccatcttcctgctactcACGCCCGCCGCGCTGACCGAGGCGGGCTGCACGCACCGCGCCGAATACGCCGCCTTCCTCTCCAGCAGCAG GCAGGTCCCCGTGGCGGTCACCAACTTGGCGTCGCTGGACCATCAGGCCTACTGGACGGCGTCCCCGCTGTGCTCGGCCCCAGGCTACCGGCGCGCCGTCGGCCAGCACAG TTCCAAGTTGTTGGACGCCAGCGGCCAGTTGGCGGACGTGGACGGCGTCAACGCCATGAACGAGTCGCTGCAAGACGAGCTGCAG ATGGCGTGTGGTGCCGTGGTGGACAGCGAGTGCGCCGTGCAGAATACGCTCGCCGACGTTTGTACCCTCAGGAAGAAGCTCCGTGACAGCAAGTCGGCGTTCGCCGGCAaag CAGAGGGCGCACCTGCCGCCAAGAGGAACGTGCGCCTCCAGCTGGCCGTCCGCACGCTTTGTGCCCACACGCCGCTCTTTGCCTCGTGCACGCTGACGCTGGACGCCTCACCCGTGCTGGACGACGCGTGCAACCAGATGAATCTCCGCCCTCTGCCGCCAATCACGGCTGGGAAAAGGTCGGCCGCTGCGCCGCCGGCCGGCAAATGGAAGCGGCGCAAGGCTGATGCCACAAACTGA
- the helq gene encoding helicase POLQ-like isoform X2, with the protein MTISIWSYSEDLFGDYESLLADESLMAKLDQADKMLASGDDRLLSESVAEAPDADTAREGWPHGRQETKRRKVHESSAPHRSSPRRSVSDRVKKMLRCNAAAPASSSRCVAMKEAALSHEIGGAVRAVEAARTAHANDLGPFFGLPAKVKELLFTLRGIRSLYAWQETCLGLDCVTARRNLIYTLPTSGGKTLVAELLMLRELLCRNNNCIFVLPYVALVQEKVRGLAGLGLELDFLVEEYAGSKGRFPPVNRRDRRSLYVATIEKAHALVNALVEDDRLRSVGLMVVDELHMLGEGSRGALLEITLAKVLHLSRDTQIIGMSATLGNIGELQTFLNAENYHDDFRPVRLKEYVKLADGIYEVDAKEDQPFRLCRRLELKYSSAMQKVDPDHIIALVTEVIPKHSCLLFCPTKKNCENVAVMICKYLRRDFLQHRQADKEALLRQLKECSGGRMCPLLGKTVPLGVAYHHGGLTADERTLLEDAYAAGVLCLIACTSTLAAGVNLPARRVIVRAPLVARDAVKTSQYKQMAGRAGRAGLDSEGESILILQEAQRDQAKALLCAPVENCYSCLLADDRKSLLGFILSLVGLKVALRVEDLEEFVRGTLLFVQRQRAGVHLEDVLRQGLDLLKVKGLVHVQGHALQVTHLGRATFKGCVNVSHSEILYQNLQQGLEGLLLNSFLHLIFLVTPYDLAATCTPDWMTFYTQMSLLSSSELKMCAAVSVPESLVARKAAGQSVSKSANMCAVKRMYLSLVLMALLKDGDVWGVAQKFQLSRGFVQSLLGSAAAFCSCVLHFTQELDTLWPYRSLLEALTRRLSYCVKAELVPLMEVAGVMEARAKQLHAAGYTTLTHLANADAALLVRTLERLSRKQANQMVASAKMLLNEKAAALQQEVDHLLTRPPDLPD; encoded by the exons atgACAATCAGCATCTGGAG CTACAGCGAAGACTTGTTCGGCGACTACGAAAGTCTCCTGGCGGACGAGTCGCTGATGGCCAAGCTGGACCAGGCCGACAAGATGCTGGCCTCCGGGGATGACCGCCTCCTGTCGGAATCTGTGGCAGAGGCGCCGGACGCAGACACGGCGCGGGAAGGTTGGCCTCACGGTCGGCAGGAAACCAAGAGGCGCAAAGTCCACGAAAGCTCCGCCCCTCACAGGAGTTCGCCCAGGAGGAGCGTGAGCGATCGCGTGAAGAAGATGCTGCGATGCAACGCGGCGGCGCCCGCCAGCTCCTCCCGCTGCGTGGCCATGAAGGAGGCGGCGCTGAGCCACGAGATCGGCGGCGCCGTCCGGGCGGTGGAGGCGGCGCGGACGGCGCACGCCAACGACCTGGGACCTTTTTTTGGATTGCCCGCCAAAGTCAAAGAGCTCCTGTTCACGCTGCGGGGAATCCGCAGCCTCTACG cGTGGCAGGAGACGTGTTTGGGTCTGGATTGCGTGACGGCCAGGAGGAATCTGATCTACACGCTTCCCACCAGCGGCGGCAAAACTTTGGTGGCCGAGTTGCTGATGCTGCGCGAGCTGCTGTGCAGGAACAACAACTGCATCTTCGTCCTGCCGTACGTGGCGCTGGTCCAGGAGAAG GTTCGCGGCCTGGCGGGCTTGGGTCTGGAGCTGGACTTCCTGGTGGAGGAGTACGCGGGCAGCAAGGGCCGGTTCCCGCCCGTCAACAGGCGCGACCGGCGCTCGCTGTACGTGGCCACCATCGAGAAGGCGCACGCGCTGGTCAACGCGCTGGTCGAGGACGACCGTCTGCGGAGCGTCGGCCTGATGGTGGTGGACGAG tTGCACATGCTGGGCGAGGGCAGCCGAGGCGCTTTGCTGGAAATCACCCTGGCCAAAGTTTTGCATCTCAGCC GTGACACGCAGATCATCGGCATGAGCGCCACCTTGGGGAACATCGGCGAGCTGCAGACCTTCCTCAACGCCGAAAACTACCACGACGACTTCCGACCC GTGCGCCTGAAGGAGTACGTGAAACTGGCTGACGGCATCTACGAGGTGGACGCCAAAGAGGACCAGCCTTTCCGTTTGTGTCGCCGTCTGGAGTTGAAG tACTCGAGCGCCATGCAGAAGGTGGACCCGGACCACATCATCGCGCTGGTGACGGAGGTCATCCCCAAACATTCCTGTCTGCTCTTCTGCCCCACCAAGAAGAACTGCGAGAACGTGGCCGTCATGATTTGCAAGTACCTGCGCCG GGACTTCCTGCAGCACCGTCAGGCGGACAAGGAGGCGCTGCTGCGCCAACTGAAGGAGTGCAGCGGCGGTCGGATGTGCCCGCTTCTCGGGAAGACGGTCCCGCTGGGCGTGGCCTACCATCACGGCGGCCTGACGGCCGACGAGCGCACGCTGCTGGAGGACGCGTACGCCGCCGGCGTCCTCTGCCTCATCGCTTGCACGTCCACGCTGGCCGCCGGCGTCAACCTGCCCGCCAGAAG GGTGATCGTGCGCGCGCCGCTGGTGGCGCGGGACGCGGTGAAGACCAGCCAGTACAAGCAGATGGCGGGTCGCGCCGGCCGGGCGGGGCTGGACAGCGAGGGCGAGAGCATCCTCATCCTGCAGGAGGCGCAGCGGGACCAG GCCAAGGCGCTGCTGTGCGCCCCCGTGGAGAATTGTTACAGCTGCCTGCTGGCCGACGACCGCAAAAGTCTGCTCGGCTTCATCCTCTCCCTCGTCGGGTTAAAG gTGGCGTTGCGCGTGGAGGACCTGGAGGAGTTTGTGCGCGGGACGCTGCTGTTCGTGCAGCGCCAGCGTGCCGGCGTGCATCTGGAGGACGTCCTGCGGCAGGGCCTTGACCTCCTGAAGGTCAAAGGTCTTGTGCACGTGCAAGGCCACGCCTTACAGGTGACCCACTTGGGCCGGGCCACCTTTAAAG GTTGCGTGAACGTGAGCCACAGTGAAATTCTCTACCAGAACCTCCAGCAAGGCCTTGAGGGCCTCCTCCTCAACTCTTTTCTTCACCTGATCTTCCTGGTCACCCCGTACGACCTCGCCGCCACCTGCACGCCCGACTGGATGACCTTCTACACGCAg ATGTCCTTGTTGTCGTCGTCGGAGCTGAAGATGTGCGCCGCGGTGAGCGTTCCGGAAAGTTTGGTGGCCAGGAAGGCGGCCGGGCAAAGCGTCAGCAAG AGCGCCAACATGTGCGCGGTGAAGCGCATGTACCTGTCGCTGGTTCTGATGGCGCTGCTGAAGGACGGCGACGTTTGGGGCGTGGCCCAAAAGTTCCAGCTCAGCCGCGGCTTCGTCCAATCGCTGCTCGGCTCGGCCGCCGCCTTCTGCTCATGCGTGCTACACTTCACGCAG gAGCTGGACACGTTGTGGCCGTACCGGTCCCTGTTGGAGGCGCTGACGCGTCGCCTCAGCTACTGCGTGAAGGCCGAGCTCGTCCCGCTGATGGAGGTGGCGGGGGTCATGGAG
- the helq gene encoding helicase POLQ-like isoform X1, which translates to MDDNQHLECSYSEDLFGDYESLLADESLMAKLDQADKMLASGDDRLLSESVAEAPDADTAREGWPHGRQETKRRKVHESSAPHRSSPRRSVSDRVKKMLRCNAAAPASSSRCVAMKEAALSHEIGGAVRAVEAARTAHANDLGPFFGLPAKVKELLFTLRGIRSLYAWQETCLGLDCVTARRNLIYTLPTSGGKTLVAELLMLRELLCRNNNCIFVLPYVALVQEKVRGLAGLGLELDFLVEEYAGSKGRFPPVNRRDRRSLYVATIEKAHALVNALVEDDRLRSVGLMVVDELHMLGEGSRGALLEITLAKVLHLSRDTQIIGMSATLGNIGELQTFLNAENYHDDFRPVRLKEYVKLADGIYEVDAKEDQPFRLCRRLELKYSSAMQKVDPDHIIALVTEVIPKHSCLLFCPTKKNCENVAVMICKYLRRDFLQHRQADKEALLRQLKECSGGRMCPLLGKTVPLGVAYHHGGLTADERTLLEDAYAAGVLCLIACTSTLAAGVNLPARRVIVRAPLVARDAVKTSQYKQMAGRAGRAGLDSEGESILILQEAQRDQAKALLCAPVENCYSCLLADDRKSLLGFILSLVGLKVALRVEDLEEFVRGTLLFVQRQRAGVHLEDVLRQGLDLLKVKGLVHVQGHALQVTHLGRATFKGCVNVSHSEILYQNLQQGLEGLLLNSFLHLIFLVTPYDLAATCTPDWMTFYTQMSLLSSSELKMCAAVSVPESLVARKAAGQSVSKSANMCAVKRMYLSLVLMALLKDGDVWGVAQKFQLSRGFVQSLLGSAAAFCSCVLHFTQELDTLWPYRSLLEALTRRLSYCVKAELVPLMEVAGVMEARAKQLHAAGYTTLTHLANADAALLVRTLERLSRKQANQMVASAKMLLNEKAAALQQEVDHLLTRPPDLPD; encoded by the exons atggatgACAATCAGCATCTGGAG TGCAGCTACAGCGAAGACTTGTTCGGCGACTACGAAAGTCTCCTGGCGGACGAGTCGCTGATGGCCAAGCTGGACCAGGCCGACAAGATGCTGGCCTCCGGGGATGACCGCCTCCTGTCGGAATCTGTGGCAGAGGCGCCGGACGCAGACACGGCGCGGGAAGGTTGGCCTCACGGTCGGCAGGAAACCAAGAGGCGCAAAGTCCACGAAAGCTCCGCCCCTCACAGGAGTTCGCCCAGGAGGAGCGTGAGCGATCGCGTGAAGAAGATGCTGCGATGCAACGCGGCGGCGCCCGCCAGCTCCTCCCGCTGCGTGGCCATGAAGGAGGCGGCGCTGAGCCACGAGATCGGCGGCGCCGTCCGGGCGGTGGAGGCGGCGCGGACGGCGCACGCCAACGACCTGGGACCTTTTTTTGGATTGCCCGCCAAAGTCAAAGAGCTCCTGTTCACGCTGCGGGGAATCCGCAGCCTCTACG cGTGGCAGGAGACGTGTTTGGGTCTGGATTGCGTGACGGCCAGGAGGAATCTGATCTACACGCTTCCCACCAGCGGCGGCAAAACTTTGGTGGCCGAGTTGCTGATGCTGCGCGAGCTGCTGTGCAGGAACAACAACTGCATCTTCGTCCTGCCGTACGTGGCGCTGGTCCAGGAGAAG GTTCGCGGCCTGGCGGGCTTGGGTCTGGAGCTGGACTTCCTGGTGGAGGAGTACGCGGGCAGCAAGGGCCGGTTCCCGCCCGTCAACAGGCGCGACCGGCGCTCGCTGTACGTGGCCACCATCGAGAAGGCGCACGCGCTGGTCAACGCGCTGGTCGAGGACGACCGTCTGCGGAGCGTCGGCCTGATGGTGGTGGACGAG tTGCACATGCTGGGCGAGGGCAGCCGAGGCGCTTTGCTGGAAATCACCCTGGCCAAAGTTTTGCATCTCAGCC GTGACACGCAGATCATCGGCATGAGCGCCACCTTGGGGAACATCGGCGAGCTGCAGACCTTCCTCAACGCCGAAAACTACCACGACGACTTCCGACCC GTGCGCCTGAAGGAGTACGTGAAACTGGCTGACGGCATCTACGAGGTGGACGCCAAAGAGGACCAGCCTTTCCGTTTGTGTCGCCGTCTGGAGTTGAAG tACTCGAGCGCCATGCAGAAGGTGGACCCGGACCACATCATCGCGCTGGTGACGGAGGTCATCCCCAAACATTCCTGTCTGCTCTTCTGCCCCACCAAGAAGAACTGCGAGAACGTGGCCGTCATGATTTGCAAGTACCTGCGCCG GGACTTCCTGCAGCACCGTCAGGCGGACAAGGAGGCGCTGCTGCGCCAACTGAAGGAGTGCAGCGGCGGTCGGATGTGCCCGCTTCTCGGGAAGACGGTCCCGCTGGGCGTGGCCTACCATCACGGCGGCCTGACGGCCGACGAGCGCACGCTGCTGGAGGACGCGTACGCCGCCGGCGTCCTCTGCCTCATCGCTTGCACGTCCACGCTGGCCGCCGGCGTCAACCTGCCCGCCAGAAG GGTGATCGTGCGCGCGCCGCTGGTGGCGCGGGACGCGGTGAAGACCAGCCAGTACAAGCAGATGGCGGGTCGCGCCGGCCGGGCGGGGCTGGACAGCGAGGGCGAGAGCATCCTCATCCTGCAGGAGGCGCAGCGGGACCAG GCCAAGGCGCTGCTGTGCGCCCCCGTGGAGAATTGTTACAGCTGCCTGCTGGCCGACGACCGCAAAAGTCTGCTCGGCTTCATCCTCTCCCTCGTCGGGTTAAAG gTGGCGTTGCGCGTGGAGGACCTGGAGGAGTTTGTGCGCGGGACGCTGCTGTTCGTGCAGCGCCAGCGTGCCGGCGTGCATCTGGAGGACGTCCTGCGGCAGGGCCTTGACCTCCTGAAGGTCAAAGGTCTTGTGCACGTGCAAGGCCACGCCTTACAGGTGACCCACTTGGGCCGGGCCACCTTTAAAG GTTGCGTGAACGTGAGCCACAGTGAAATTCTCTACCAGAACCTCCAGCAAGGCCTTGAGGGCCTCCTCCTCAACTCTTTTCTTCACCTGATCTTCCTGGTCACCCCGTACGACCTCGCCGCCACCTGCACGCCCGACTGGATGACCTTCTACACGCAg ATGTCCTTGTTGTCGTCGTCGGAGCTGAAGATGTGCGCCGCGGTGAGCGTTCCGGAAAGTTTGGTGGCCAGGAAGGCGGCCGGGCAAAGCGTCAGCAAG AGCGCCAACATGTGCGCGGTGAAGCGCATGTACCTGTCGCTGGTTCTGATGGCGCTGCTGAAGGACGGCGACGTTTGGGGCGTGGCCCAAAAGTTCCAGCTCAGCCGCGGCTTCGTCCAATCGCTGCTCGGCTCGGCCGCCGCCTTCTGCTCATGCGTGCTACACTTCACGCAG gAGCTGGACACGTTGTGGCCGTACCGGTCCCTGTTGGAGGCGCTGACGCGTCGCCTCAGCTACTGCGTGAAGGCCGAGCTCGTCCCGCTGATGGAGGTGGCGGGGGTCATGGAG
- the abraxas1 gene encoding BRCA1-A complex subunit Abraxas 1 isoform X1, with protein MAEHTVRISGIVLTSLMFQHINKDSDVDGLLLGENHVEEHVTISDAQEDHVHLRQTCSIHKHVCCHKLNTWYDAAGKVDVAAVRRLLGANHPERVIGWYRQRRNSAQRMSMREKAVHENLKVALRVPHAIFLLLTPAALTEAGCTHRAEYAAFLSSSRSPWRSPTWRRWTIRPTGRRPRCARPQATGAPSASTGNALAWADVGGTCEFLSFPSSKLLDASGQLADVDGVNAMNESLQDELQMACGAVVDSECAVQNTLADVCTLRKKLRDSKSAFAGKAEGAPAAKRNVRLQLAVRTLCAHTPLFASCTLTLDASPVLDDACNQMNLRPLPPITAGKRSAAAPPAGKWKRRKADATN; from the exons GACGGTTTGCTCTTGGGCGAGAACCACGTGGAGGAGCACGTGACCATCAGCGACGCGCAAGAGGACCACGTTCACCTCCGACAAACTTGCA GCATCCACAAACACGTTTGTTGCCACAAACTCAACAC CTGGTACGACGCGGCGGGCAAAGTGGACGTGGCGGCGGTCCGCAGGCTCTTGGGGGCCAACCATCCGGAGCGCGTGATTGGCTGGTACCGCCAGCGCAGGAACTCGGCGCAGCGAATGAGCATGCGTGAGAAGGCGGTGCACGAGAACCTGAAGGTGGCGCTGCGCGTGCCTcacgccatcttcctgctactcACGCCCGCCGCGCTGACCGAGGCGGGCTGCACGCACCGCGCCGAATACGCCGCCTTCCTCTCCAGCAGCAG GTCCCCGTGGCGGTCACCAACTTGGCGTCGCTGGACCATCAGGCCTACTGGACGGCGTCCCCGCTGTGCTCGGCCCCAGGCTACCGGCGCGCCGTCGGCCAGCACAGGTAACGCGCTCGCGTGGGCAGATGTGGGCGGTACTTGTGAATTTCTTTCCTTTCCAAGTTCCAAGTTGTTGGACGCCAGCGGCCAGTTGGCGGACGTGGACGGCGTCAACGCCATGAACGAGTCGCTGCAAGACGAGCTGCAG ATGGCGTGTGGTGCCGTGGTGGACAGCGAGTGCGCCGTGCAGAATACGCTCGCCGACGTTTGTACCCTCAGGAAGAAGCTCCGTGACAGCAAGTCGGCGTTCGCCGGCAaag CAGAGGGCGCACCTGCCGCCAAGAGGAACGTGCGCCTCCAGCTGGCCGTCCGCACGCTTTGTGCCCACACGCCGCTCTTTGCCTCGTGCACGCTGACGCTGGACGCCTCACCCGTGCTGGACGACGCGTGCAACCAGATGAATCTCCGCCCTCTGCCGCCAATCACGGCTGGGAAAAGGTCGGCCGCTGCGCCGCCGGCCGGCAAATGGAAGCGGCGCAAGGCTGATGCCACAAACTGA